A single Bosea sp. PAMC 26642 DNA region contains:
- a CDS encoding CpaD family pilus assembly protein → MTSQAMNTTRRKRRSVLAALSVALMLGACAGKGDVTGSIVSEDVRERHPIVLRDAPRTLDVFIGRAGSGLDPRQAEDVTQFAQEYRRSGRGGLVAQVPAGTRRDIAAHDALNGIRAALARSGVSPAHLSVATYPVRDTLLASPIRLTFASLQAGLPHSCGQWPDDAGVSSYKHDASNASQWNFGCASQAMLAAQVADPIDLVRGRSEGRVDMVKRMNAIAKLREGKDPSTQYRQEQTSINSAVGGGR, encoded by the coding sequence ATGACATCTCAGGCAATGAACACGACAAGGCGCAAGCGCCGCTCAGTTTTGGCGGCGCTGTCGGTCGCGCTCATGCTCGGCGCTTGCGCCGGCAAGGGCGACGTCACCGGCTCGATCGTCTCCGAGGACGTACGGGAGCGGCACCCCATCGTGCTCCGCGATGCCCCGCGCACGCTGGACGTCTTCATCGGGCGCGCCGGGAGCGGGCTCGATCCGCGTCAAGCGGAAGACGTGACTCAATTTGCCCAGGAATACCGTCGCTCCGGTCGCGGCGGCCTCGTCGCGCAGGTACCCGCCGGCACGCGTCGCGACATTGCTGCCCATGACGCGCTGAACGGGATTCGCGCTGCGCTCGCCCGCAGCGGCGTCTCGCCGGCGCATCTCTCGGTCGCGACCTACCCCGTGCGGGATACGCTGCTGGCTTCGCCGATCCGGCTGACCTTCGCCTCGCTCCAGGCCGGCCTGCCGCATTCCTGCGGGCAATGGCCCGACGATGCCGGCGTCTCGAGCTACAAGCATGACGCGTCCAATGCGTCGCAATGGAATTTCGGCTGCGCCAGCCAGGCCATGCTCGCCGCCCAGGTCGCCGATCCCATTGATCTCGTGCGCGGCCGCAGCGAAGGCCGCGTCGACATGGTCAAGCGCATGAACGCCATCGCCAAGCTTCGAGAGGGCAAGGATCCCTCGACCCAGTACCGTCAGGAGCAGACCTCGATCAACTCCGCCGTCGGGGGTGGACGCTGA
- a CDS encoding AAA family ATPase: METDQGFESTGTAGDGVIAPLPRITLQAYCETPGVAATMQAVIADRRMDKAHARIQMGGPAAAVEAFRSAPTPNIILLETVSEPAALVRHLDALAESCDAGTKVVVIGHVNDVQLYRDLIRRGVSEYLIAPLGTLDVLRTLSELYVSPSARNLGRIIAVMGAKGGVGASTVAHNVAWAIARNLDASTVIVDLDIPFGTAGLDFNQDPPQGVAEAVFAPDRLDANMLDRLLSRCSDNLALLAAPAMLDRTVDLSEEAFDQLFDLLRASVPCVVLDVPHIWSAWVRRALISADEVVVVAAPELASLRNAKNLIDLARANRPNDSGARLVLNQVGMPKRPEIDAAEFAKALGVEVLTSIPFDAQLFGTAANNGQMIAEVQSGGKINEAFVHIASTVTGRGEAKRSKRSLFEPLVAKLTRKKA; the protein is encoded by the coding sequence ATGGAGACCGACCAGGGCTTCGAGTCGACGGGGACTGCGGGCGATGGCGTTATCGCGCCTTTGCCGCGCATCACGCTGCAGGCCTATTGCGAGACGCCAGGCGTCGCCGCGACCATGCAGGCGGTCATCGCCGACCGGCGCATGGACAAGGCCCATGCGCGCATCCAGATGGGCGGCCCCGCGGCGGCCGTCGAGGCGTTCCGCTCGGCGCCCACGCCCAACATTATTCTGCTGGAGACCGTGTCCGAGCCGGCCGCCCTGGTCAGGCATCTCGACGCGCTGGCCGAGAGCTGCGATGCCGGCACCAAGGTCGTCGTCATCGGCCATGTCAACGACGTCCAGCTCTATCGCGACCTGATCCGGCGCGGCGTCAGCGAGTATCTGATCGCGCCGCTCGGCACGCTCGATGTCCTGCGCACGCTGTCGGAACTCTATGTCTCGCCCTCGGCCCGCAATCTCGGCCGCATCATCGCGGTGATGGGCGCCAAGGGCGGCGTCGGCGCCTCCACTGTCGCCCACAATGTCGCCTGGGCCATCGCCCGCAATCTCGACGCCTCGACGGTCATCGTCGATCTCGACATCCCCTTCGGCACCGCCGGCCTCGATTTCAATCAGGATCCGCCCCAAGGCGTTGCCGAGGCGGTGTTCGCGCCCGATCGGCTCGACGCCAATATGCTCGACCGGCTCTTGTCGCGCTGCAGCGACAACCTCGCACTTTTGGCGGCGCCGGCCATGCTCGACCGTACGGTCGATCTCTCCGAGGAGGCCTTCGACCAGCTCTTCGACCTGCTGCGTGCCAGCGTGCCCTGCGTCGTCCTGGACGTGCCCCATATCTGGAGTGCTTGGGTGCGTCGTGCTCTGATCAGCGCCGACGAGGTTGTGGTCGTCGCCGCGCCCGAGCTCGCCTCGCTCAGGAACGCCAAGAACCTGATCGATCTTGCCCGTGCCAACCGCCCCAACGATTCCGGTGCGAGGCTGGTGCTGAATCAGGTCGGAATGCCCAAGCGGCCCGAGATCGACGCGGCCGAATTTGCCAAGGCGCTCGGCGTCGAGGTGCTGACCTCGATCCCCTTCGACGCGCAGCTCTTCGGGACGGCCGCCAATAACGGCCAGATGATCGCCGAGGTGCAGTCGGGCGGGAAGATCAATGAAGCCTTCGTCCACATCGCCAGCACGGTGACCGGCCGTGGCGAGGCCAAGCGCAGCAAGCGAAGCCTGTTCGAGCCGCTCGTGGCTAAGCTTACGCGCAAGAAGGCCTGA
- a CDS encoding CpaF family protein has protein sequence MFGKRSATGAAPALDQRAESAPVRQFEAKPAVQEARRAPPPAPIAPAEIPRSEDYYQTKSMIFGALIEAIDLSQLAKLDGESAREEIRDIINEIISLKNVVLSISEQEELLDDICNDVLGYGPLEPLLARDDIADIMVNGATRTFIEVAGKITLTNIRFRDNAQLMNICQRIVSQVGRRVDESSPICDARLADGSRVNVIAPPLAIDGPALTIRKFKKDKLTLDQLMRFGAISPPGAEILKIIGKVRCNIVISGGTGSGKTTLLNCLTNYIEHDERVITCEDAAELQLQQPHVVRLETRPPNLEGTGSVTMRDLVKNCLRMRPERIIVGEVRGPEAFDLLQAMNTGHDGSMGTLHANTPRECLSRIESMITMGGFSLPSKTLREMICSSIDVIIQAQRMRDGSRRITHITEVMGMEGDIITTQDLMTYEVLGEDAAGKLIGRHKSSGIGRPRFWERARYYGEEQRLAAALDQLAAQGAPDAA, from the coding sequence ATGTTCGGTAAGCGATCCGCGACTGGCGCGGCCCCGGCCCTCGACCAGAGGGCCGAAAGCGCGCCAGTGCGCCAGTTCGAGGCCAAGCCGGCCGTTCAGGAGGCCCGCCGCGCGCCACCCCCGGCACCCATCGCGCCGGCCGAGATTCCGCGCTCGGAAGACTATTACCAGACCAAGAGCATGATCTTCGGCGCGCTGATCGAGGCGATCGACCTCTCGCAACTCGCCAAGCTCGACGGCGAATCGGCGCGCGAGGAAATCCGCGACATCATCAACGAGATCATCTCGCTGAAGAACGTCGTGCTCTCGATCTCCGAGCAGGAGGAACTGCTCGACGACATCTGCAACGACGTGCTCGGCTACGGTCCGCTCGAGCCGCTGCTGGCGCGCGACGACATCGCCGACATCATGGTCAACGGCGCGACGCGGACCTTCATCGAAGTCGCCGGCAAAATCACGCTGACCAACATCCGCTTCCGCGACAACGCGCAGCTGATGAACATCTGCCAGCGCATTGTCAGCCAGGTCGGTCGGCGCGTCGACGAGAGCTCGCCGATCTGCGACGCTCGCCTCGCCGACGGCTCGCGCGTCAACGTCATCGCCCCGCCTTTGGCGATCGACGGCCCCGCGCTCACCATCCGCAAGTTCAAGAAGGACAAGCTGACCCTCGATCAGCTGATGCGCTTCGGCGCGATCTCGCCGCCCGGCGCCGAGATACTGAAGATCATCGGCAAGGTCCGCTGCAATATCGTCATCTCGGGCGGCACGGGCTCGGGCAAGACGACGCTGCTGAACTGCCTGACCAACTATATCGAGCATGACGAGCGCGTCATCACCTGCGAGGACGCAGCCGAGCTGCAGCTCCAGCAGCCCCATGTCGTGCGTCTCGAGACCCGCCCGCCCAATCTCGAGGGTACCGGCTCCGTCACCATGCGCGATCTCGTCAAGAACTGCCTGCGCATGAGGCCCGAGCGGATCATCGTCGGCGAGGTGCGCGGACCCGAGGCCTTCGACCTGCTGCAGGCGATGAATACGGGCCATGACGGCTCGATGGGCACGCTCCACGCCAACACGCCGCGCGAATGTCTCAGCCGTATCGAATCGATGATCACCATGGGTGGCTTCAGCCTGCCCTCGAAGACGCTGCGCGAGATGATCTGCTCTTCGATCGACGTGATCATCCAGGCCCAGCGTATGCGTGACGGCTCGCGCCGCATCACCCACATCACCGAGGTGATGGGAATGGAAGGCGACATCATCACCACCCAGGATCTCATGACCTATGAGGTGCTCGGCGAGGACGCCGCAGGCAAGCTGATCGGCCGACACAAGTCGAGCGGCATCGGCCGGCCCCGCTTCTGGGAGCGCGCCCGCTATTACGGCGAGGAGCAGCGGCTGGCCGCCGCGCTCGATCAGCTCGCCGCGCAGGGTGCGCCCGATGCCGCCTGA
- a CDS encoding type II secretion system F family protein translates to MDMSLIAVIALATFAAGGVVYALFYPMLSGQSRAEKRRKEFSAPVATRIHDREAQTRAKRGQIAQSLKEIESRENPKAKVSLETRFLQAGLNWSRRRYYVVSAISGVVLGLGLLIGTGNVIFFFVGLFVGGLGLPSWFLKRRKAGRLKKFALEFPNAIDIVVRGIKSGLPLNDCLRIVASESPEPVGSEFRMIIESQALGLPLTEAAAKLFERMPCAESNFFGIVLAIQQKTGGNLSETLGNLSRVIRERRKMRDKIQAVSMEAKASAWIIGSLPVIVGILVYLSNPRYIELLWLTSAGKVGLAVSAVWMLVGIFVMKKMINFNI, encoded by the coding sequence ATGGATATGAGCCTCATCGCCGTCATCGCGTTGGCCACTTTTGCGGCCGGCGGCGTCGTCTATGCGCTGTTCTACCCGATGCTCAGCGGCCAGTCCCGTGCCGAGAAGCGCCGCAAGGAGTTCTCGGCTCCCGTCGCCACGCGCATCCACGATCGCGAGGCCCAGACACGCGCCAAGCGCGGCCAGATCGCACAGAGCCTGAAGGAGATCGAGAGCCGGGAGAATCCTAAGGCCAAGGTCTCGCTTGAAACGCGTTTCCTGCAGGCCGGTTTGAATTGGAGCCGCCGCAGATACTACGTCGTCAGCGCCATCAGCGGCGTCGTCCTCGGTCTCGGCCTGCTCATCGGTACCGGCAACGTGATCTTCTTCTTCGTCGGCCTCTTCGTCGGCGGTCTGGGTCTCCCGTCCTGGTTCCTGAAGCGCCGCAAGGCGGGGCGCCTGAAGAAGTTCGCGCTCGAATTTCCCAATGCGATCGATATCGTCGTGCGCGGCATCAAGTCCGGCTTGCCGCTGAACGACTGCCTGCGCATCGTCGCCAGCGAGTCACCCGAGCCGGTCGGGTCAGAGTTCCGCATGATCATCGAGAGTCAGGCGCTTGGCCTGCCGCTGACCGAGGCGGCGGCCAAGCTGTTCGAGCGGATGCCCTGCGCGGAATCGAATTTTTTCGGCATCGTTCTGGCGATCCAGCAGAAGACCGGCGGCAACCTCTCGGAGACGCTCGGCAACCTGTCGCGGGTCATCCGCGAGCGCCGCAAGATGCGCGACAAGATCCAGGCGGTCTCGATGGAGGCCAAGGCCTCGGCCTGGATCATCGGCTCGCTGCCGGTGATTGTCGGCATCCTCGTCTATCTCAGTAACCCGCGATACATCGAGCTGCTCTGGCTCACCAGCGCCGGCAAGGTCGGCCTCGCCGTCAGCGCCGTCTGGATGCTGGTCGGCATCTTCGTCATGAAAAAAATGATCAACTTCAACATCTGA
- a CDS encoding type II secretion system F family protein, which yields MIDLIASKLADTQFLVSMLAAIAAVATVLTLAMPLLEGNTLDKRMKDVALERDKIRARERERLNRPKDKVTLRYEPKQFMRQIVDQLKLGDWLGTETAKEKLAMAGYRGQQAEIGFLFFRLVTPIGLFCFALFYVFVINNFGQPPAIRFGIAIAGAYIGIKAPEVFLSNQISKRQASMKQAFPDALDLLLICVESGMSIELAFRKVSGEIGNQSVPLAEEFGLCTAELSYLAERRQAYENLARRTGLEGVKAVSTALIQAERYGTALGTALRTLAQESRDQRMNEAEKKAAALPPKLTVPMILFFLPVLFVVILTPALVQVFKWK from the coding sequence ATGATCGACCTCATTGCATCCAAGCTAGCCGATACGCAGTTCCTGGTCTCGATGCTGGCGGCTATCGCCGCGGTGGCCACGGTGCTGACGCTGGCCATGCCGCTGCTGGAGGGCAACACCCTCGACAAGCGCATGAAGGATGTCGCCTTGGAGCGCGACAAGATCCGGGCGCGCGAGCGCGAAAGGCTCAACCGGCCCAAGGACAAGGTCACGCTGCGCTATGAGCCGAAGCAGTTCATGCGTCAGATCGTCGACCAGTTGAAGCTCGGCGACTGGCTCGGCACGGAGACCGCCAAGGAAAAACTCGCCATGGCCGGCTATCGTGGCCAGCAGGCCGAGATCGGCTTCCTGTTCTTCCGCCTGGTGACGCCGATCGGGCTGTTCTGCTTTGCCCTGTTCTATGTCTTCGTTATCAACAATTTCGGCCAGCCGCCGGCGATCCGCTTCGGCATCGCGATCGCTGGCGCCTATATCGGCATCAAGGCGCCGGAGGTTTTTCTCTCCAACCAGATCTCCAAGCGCCAGGCCTCGATGAAGCAGGCCTTCCCCGATGCGCTAGATCTGCTGTTGATCTGCGTCGAATCCGGCATGTCGATCGAACTCGCTTTCCGGAAGGTCTCAGGCGAGATCGGCAACCAGTCGGTCCCCCTGGCCGAGGAGTTCGGGCTGTGCACGGCCGAACTTTCCTATCTGGCAGAACGCCGACAGGCCTATGAGAACCTCGCCCGTCGCACCGGACTGGAAGGTGTGAAAGCGGTCTCCACGGCGCTGATCCAGGCCGAGCGCTATGGGACGGCGCTCGGCACCGCATTGCGCACCCTGGCGCAGGAAAGCCGCGACCAGCGCATGAACGAGGCCGAGAAAAAGGCCGCCGCGCTGCCGCCCAAGCTGACGGTGCCGATGATCTTGTTCTTCCTGCCGGTGCTGTTCGTCGTGATCCTGACGCCGGCATTGGTCCAGGTCTTCAAATGGAAGTGA